Proteins encoded by one window of Candidatus Binatia bacterium:
- a CDS encoding S9 family peptidase — MHLAERQSRTATVLYPAKNPDGRRFSAEDLWRIQRVGTPASAPNGSAIVVPVTSFDLDKNRGRTRLWLIPSAGAPRPLTSEEANAGEAVYSPDGTRLLFPRSVGEERAQVHVMPLDGGEPERLTDMPLGVFDPRWLPDGRRIVFGAMLLEEAPTPEGTKDLLEKRAKDPVKAHVTENRLYRYWDRWLTGGEVPHLFVLDLATRALTDLTPAGTGWFDFMEPSGQYDVAPDGSEIAFVANSSRPPHHLLRWALFTVPVGGGALRCLTPEGVPQGYPADMHRPRYAPDRRSIVYGAQKDPYFYADRVRLMRYDREAGTHAPLAEGWDRSPSAWEFAPDGTLILECEDEGRVSLFAMAPGGGTPRVILQGGSAAGLATGPSGRVTFTLQTITEPAEACSCLPDGSDFRRHTAFNAPLLSEIAWGEVRTMEFEGAGGEPVQMYVVLPPQFDASKKWPLVHVIHGGPHGIAGDNFHFRWNLHAFAAPGYVVASVNFHGSTSWGQEFAACIQGGHGDRPYTDIMKATDTLIEAGFVDAQRMAATGGSYGGYLVCWIAGQTDRFRCLVNHAGVFDLLAEYGSDVTQGRHQSYGGEPWDRLEAIDRWNPARFASGFMTPMLVIHGERDFRVPHNQAMAVYNIYKAKGVDARLVFFPDENHWILKPRNSLLWNREVRDWLARWLGPAPSGPAAGLPGSAGSAAGA; from the coding sequence TTGCATCTCGCCGAGCGTCAGTCCCGTACAGCAACCGTTCTCTACCCCGCGAAGAACCCCGACGGGCGCCGCTTCAGCGCCGAAGACCTCTGGCGCATCCAGCGGGTCGGCACGCCTGCCTCGGCGCCGAACGGCAGCGCGATCGTCGTTCCGGTCACGTCGTTCGATCTCGACAAGAACCGCGGCCGCACGCGGCTGTGGCTGATTCCCTCCGCAGGCGCGCCACGCCCGCTCACCTCGGAAGAGGCGAACGCGGGCGAGGCCGTCTACTCCCCGGACGGAACGCGGCTCCTCTTCCCCCGCTCGGTCGGGGAGGAGCGCGCCCAGGTCCACGTCATGCCGCTGGACGGCGGCGAGCCGGAGCGGCTGACCGACATGCCGCTCGGCGTTTTCGACCCCCGCTGGCTCCCGGACGGAAGACGGATCGTGTTCGGGGCCATGCTCCTCGAAGAGGCGCCGACGCCCGAGGGAACGAAGGACCTTCTCGAGAAGCGCGCGAAGGATCCGGTCAAGGCGCACGTGACCGAGAACCGCCTCTACCGCTACTGGGACCGCTGGCTGACCGGCGGGGAAGTCCCGCACCTCTTCGTTCTCGATCTGGCCACGCGCGCCCTCACCGACCTGACGCCCGCGGGAACGGGCTGGTTCGACTTCATGGAGCCCTCGGGGCAGTACGACGTCGCTCCGGACGGCTCGGAGATCGCTTTCGTCGCCAATTCCAGCCGGCCGCCGCACCATCTCCTGCGCTGGGCGCTCTTCACGGTGCCCGTCGGAGGCGGCGCCCTACGATGCCTCACGCCCGAAGGGGTGCCCCAGGGCTACCCGGCCGACATGCACCGGCCCCGCTACGCTCCGGACCGGCGCTCCATCGTCTACGGCGCCCAGAAAGACCCGTACTTCTACGCGGACCGCGTGCGGCTCATGCGCTACGACCGTGAGGCGGGGACGCACGCGCCGCTGGCCGAAGGGTGGGACCGCTCCCCGTCGGCGTGGGAGTTCGCGCCGGACGGGACGCTCATCCTCGAGTGCGAGGACGAGGGCCGCGTGTCGCTCTTTGCGATGGCGCCGGGCGGTGGAACGCCGCGCGTCATTCTGCAGGGTGGGTCGGCGGCGGGACTCGCCACCGGACCCAGCGGTCGCGTCACGTTCACGCTCCAGACGATCACCGAGCCCGCCGAGGCGTGCTCCTGCCTGCCCGACGGCAGCGACTTCCGGCGCCACACCGCGTTCAACGCGCCGCTCCTGTCGGAGATCGCCTGGGGCGAAGTGCGGACGATGGAGTTCGAGGGGGCCGGCGGGGAGCCGGTGCAGATGTACGTCGTGCTTCCGCCCCAATTCGACGCCTCGAAGAAGTGGCCGCTCGTGCACGTGATCCACGGCGGACCGCACGGGATCGCGGGCGACAACTTCCACTTCCGGTGGAACCTGCACGCCTTCGCGGCGCCGGGGTACGTCGTCGCGTCGGTGAACTTCCACGGCTCGACCTCCTGGGGGCAGGAGTTCGCCGCCTGCATCCAGGGGGGCCACGGCGACAGGCCCTATACCGACATCATGAAAGCGACCGACACGCTGATCGAGGCGGGGTTCGTGGACGCGCAGCGCATGGCGGCGACGGGCGGGAGTTACGGCGGGTACCTCGTCTGCTGGATCGCGGGGCAGACCGACCGGTTCCGCTGTCTCGTGAACCACGCGGGCGTCTTCGACCTTTTGGCCGAGTACGGGAGCGACGTGACGCAGGGCCGGCATCAGTCGTACGGCGGGGAGCCCTGGGACCGCCTCGAGGCCATCGACCGGTGGAATCCCGCCCGCTTCGCGAGCGGGTTCATGACGCCGATGCTCGTGATCCACGGCGAGCGCGACTTCCGCGTGCCGCACAATCAGGCGATGGCGGTCTACAACATCTACAAGGCGAAGGGCGTGGACGCGCGCCTCGTCTTCTTCCCCGACGAGAACCACTGGATCCTGAAGCCCCGGAACTCCCTGCTCTGGAATCGCGAGGTGCGCGACTGGCTGGCGCGCTGGCTGGGTCCG